The genomic region AATAAGGGGAATCGGCCTGATCGTCAATAATCCAATCAGCTCCAATCTTACCTGATGACCCCTATTAGACAGATAAAAGAGACATACCGGGCCCATAATGGTCGCTTGCCATTGGAAAAGATTGTCATTGATGGGACCAGCGGAGCATGAAGATGGGGGGTCACGTCCGAGGTCGATGAGTTCCTATGCAGCCAAATGAGCGTAAGCAAGTCTGCAAGTGTATCAAAGGGATCGAATAGACTATACGCAAATCCACCTACCTTGTTAATGCGCTTCAAAGCCATGTTGTTGAAAGTTTTAGAAGAGTGTCTTCTGATGAGGTAAGAGTGCAAGCCGAGAAAGAATGCGGTGGAAGAGTCGGTCGGAGGTGGCAAGGAGGCACGAGCGAGAAATATCAGCTATGTTCTGAACATTATATAAAGACGCGCGTATCTCTGGCTGTGACGTACTGTAGTTGTGCAAAAGCGACCAGGGAGATGAGATAAGAAACAATAGACTTGAAGAATGAATGGAATGTACTATGGATAGATACATCACATACTGCTCCTCGCGACGTCCGCCACATATCTGCACCCACGGCCCCCCTTTAAAACGCCGATGTGGCACAAGAATTCTTCGCAATCCTGTTTGTTCTCTATCTATTTCGTTACTGCTGCTTTTTTTGCCTTCTCAACGTTCTAGCCCATCCGTTCACCCCATTCGCTCTCTCTACTTGCTTGCAGCGTTGTTTGATTTTATCTATTTATTTGCTTTTACAAAAGGAATTTCAACGATCACTTTGCGCCATACTGCCCTTGCCCGGAAATGCTACCACAATGATTGTTTGTCTTTTGGGACGAATACCACTGTACTTTTTAACATTCTTGAGAACGACTTGGCTGCAGCTCATCTCTGTATTGCCATTCGAACATGAATGCAGATGTTTACTGTCATATATACTACCTTTCACAGCGATATATAGCGGTATTAAGGAACAATCAGAAGCGATGCCGGTAAGAGTcgatggaagaagagaggtcGTTTATGCTGCACAATGCATTTAACGACGGTCACCTTCGTCAATAAAGATTTCATACACCTCTGATGAAGATCGAGAGGACAAATATCCGTTGCAGCCAAAGGTGAAGCGGAAAgtaggaaggaagaagattggGAAATATGAAAAAAGGAGAACGAAGAGGTTTTCTTCACAATATGCTTGATTTTTGCGCTTGACAAGTTCATTCCCGAGTTCTACATTATTATGTACAAAAACGCTAAAGCTAGAATATCGGGTCCAGGTTTCTATCTGATCGGAAATCCTCCGGAAAAGTCTGAACACTTTCGTTACCCTGTGGCGTACTCGGTCGGTCACTACCGACCTCATCAGTGGCCCCTTGATCTTTGTCATTAACTTGGGCGGAGTGATCAACGAGTCTCTGAGGTGTCGTCTCTTGCTGTGAAATCTTGATCTTGGTATGGGAACTGCCAGGCTGAGAATCATCAGTGGCAGAAATCTCGGCAGTGACGCCACTGCAGAAAGTTAAGCCAGAAGGCATTATATGTGACGTCTCCGGAGACTCGACTCCACAGAAGAGCTTAACGCAAAGATCAGCAACAGCTAGCTAAAATATGTTTGATTTCAGTTGATTCCAGCTCACCAGATTCGAGTACGTAATCAAGTCCTCAAGTACGGTATCCTATTAATTGCTAATGAGCGGTTTCTAAATGGATTGTCAAGTAATACTCACCGCTTCTGTATTAATCATCAGAACATTACCATCGATTGGCGCCTGCTCCTGCCCAAAAAGAACAGAACCTATGCAGCATTACTATTATTTTCTAGACAGTTGAAAGTCAACATACTAAAAAGCACCGCAAGATTCTGTGGCGGACATTATTTAGCAAAATCCCTATTAATGGCTCATGATTGGACGTACTTTTGCGTCCATTTTATTCATTTCACGTTTTTCATGGACCCTTGATAAGTGTTCAAGAATGGCTTGGAACGTTGTCTGATGAATAGGAGGAAGGCGTCGGAGGCGGCCTCTAAGGGCATTGAAATTATTATTGATATGCAGCTCTGAAGATGATTCGTCAATTATGATTGAACGGCAACCTTAATTAGTCAGGCGTACCTCGGTGTTTGCTGTACTTCATTCTCTCGGCGAGTGGCAAAATGAAAACTGGTTCAGGCAATTCCCTGAGGTCTTTCAACCCTTCATCAGTACATCCATATTGCCACACCAGGACTAGCTTACATTGTTTTAAGACGCTCGCGATGCTGAAGATGTCGTCCTTTTCCCCAAACTCAAATTGCgtctcatccttctctaTGTCTTGGACCATTTTCTGAACCCCTGTGTGTCTCCCATTGACTCGATAAATGCCCTCTGCTTCCAAACCACGCGCATCAATGGCTGCGATACACTTCTCAATAATCATCGGGGGCGATCCATGGTCATTCCCATCGCCTCGAGCAAAGTCATAATCGGTAAGACTGACCCCAAAGATAAGAGATCTGCAAGGTCCAACCTTAACTATAGTCAGAATAGCCTATTTGGGCCAGCAAATTATACTTACATAGAAGTTCTCGTACGGTACAGGCATTTTAGTGGTATTGCTAGTCGCGGCAAGTAATCTTTTACGGAAAAGCATCACTTGTTGGCGTCAGCTCGAAATCCTCCATGGCGCAGCTAAGTATTACAAATCCAGAGCACTCACTGTCGTGATCGGCATCAATGGTGTCGATAGCTACTCGGGCTACTTCAGTCGCCTGTGCGCTGGTCATTGCTGTACTGTGCATGATGTCAATATACGACATCATAGCCCGGCGAAGTTTATTGCTCAGTTCGTCATTAAATTCCTCAAGATGAGTTATTGCGGAGCTGTGAAGTTTCTCTCTTCTAAGCCGCAGGGACTCGAGGTGAAAGATACCCATGCGATATGCTCTGTCTGTTAACGGTCGCTGTTGTCAACAGGTCTTCTCCGGCAATATGATGCAAAAATGAGGCCATTACTCACCAGCCTCATCAGCTTCTCGCTTTGCCTTAGCGCCCCGGATTGCCATTTGAACTTTGGGGTTAGCACTTCCTGTGGTGCCCCTCCTTTGAAGTCCTTCGCTTTCCACCCCATGAGAAATTGTTTGTagatcatccttctcccGTTCCCTATCCTTGTCACCTCCCAGCCTTTGCATAAAAGCAGAGAACCCCTTTTTTCCATGAGCTGCAATGTCATTCAGTACATCTCGCGACTTGCTTTCCAACCCCGAACTTGAGTCTGCTCGGAGTCTGTTGCCGAATTTCGTTTCCTTCTCACGGTCTTTGTTTAAGGACGGCACAGACAACATATCAGAAGTGGCTTCCTGTGTCAATACTTTCGAAGCTGACGAAGCGGTTGGATTGTTCACAGGAGAGAGAGGTACGATGACTGTTGAGGGCAAGGCATATGAGGTGCCTGTGGCGACAGAGAAGGGATGCTCTTGCAGGGGTGTAGAAGTAGGcgaaggtggagaagggcTGGATAACAGACGTGCCTGAGTGGCTATGGCAATTTCCTGCCGTCTGTGGTCTTCCAAGAGTTGAGATTTCTGAAAGTAGGCCTTCTTCAGCTTTGGGAGCTGATGCTTCGCATGATCTTCATACATCTAACGAGGACGATGAGCTACATATTTGATCAAAAACGTCTTACTTACATGCTCAGCAAGCTTGATGTTCCCTTTCAAAGAATTTCTTATTTTTAGTTGCACATCCTGGAAAGGAATTGCCTCGTGAGCATGGCGCATTCAAACGTTGACAAATAGGCTCACCTTGAGCTTGATTAGCTCCTTCATaacatcctcttccaaagcTCCTTTCATGGCCTCGTGCGCCTGAATTTCGCGCAATGTATAATCTCGAACTTCACTCCAAGCCCTTCGAGATGTAGGCTTTTCTGATCTCTTAGGCGGTGGATCTCTGCAATATTACTGTCAAAAGGTAACACAACATGCCGAGTCGGAAATTGAACTTACTCGTCATGTAATGAGTCGATAGCTACTGTTCGATCATATAACCTTTGAAGACCGCCAATGTATTCATTCTCAAGGCGTACACTGGTCGAGTTTCAATATATTTTCAGCTGCATAAAGACATTCACTTACCGCTCCTGCAAGAAATTGATATAAATTTCATCCTCGTAAATCTTGCGCTAATGAACGAAGCAGATTACCATCAGTACTTTATCCCTGCAACCATTACTAGATGATAGCACAATACGGGTAGCCAGGAGCAGAATGAATAGACCATGTACATACCTTGAACTCGCTGAAAACATCAGTCAGACTATCCGAGCTCTTTCGAGAGGGGTCTTTGGATGATCTGATTTccaaggaggaagatgacgcTTCCGGCAGAGGATCGACCGACGGATAAGCGTAAGCCATTCTTTAGGTCTTTCCAAAGGGGTCGAGTAGCTCGACCTGTGGCTGAACAGAAACAGAGCGGGCTGAAAGGatgagagatgagaaggaaCACGGGGTGGGAAATCGGACTAGTTAAAGCACTGAGAAAGTGTCCACATAGGCTAACGCCGGAATGTAAGTTCAGACGCGACTTGCACCCGATCCCATTTTTAAGAAATCGGGCCGTAAAACTGTTAATCACGCTCTGTTACTAGTTGCAGACTGGGAGTTCGTCCAAATCCAAATTCGTCTGCTCAGACTTTATCAAGATTATGCAAAGGGTGCCTGCGCTCTGAAAATGCTGAGCCCTGAGTATCCTGTCTGTGCCTGCCCTCCCCCCTGGCGGCACAGCTTCCGATGAGATTTGTGGAAAAAAAGCCTATTTGTGGTCGGCCTATAGCCCGCAGCTATGCCTCTGCTGCAATCACCGTCTACTGGCGAACATGGGCGCGTTACTGACTAGCATCATCCAAGTATATATGGCAAGTCAAGGACGCTGGCACATTCGCCTTATCAGGGGAGGTATATCAAAAGATAGTAGTTTAAGTTTCAACTGCCAGAAAAATGGCCAGATAATAGGGGCTGTTGTGGATCTTAACCTATCGGCCCAGCAATCTACGTGACATTATTCGAACAATGAATCGTCAGTTTCATGGCCTGTTCAGTGACGATTCCACTGGCTTGTTCTACCAAGCACCATCCCGCTGCTGCATCATAAACGTCCATTATATGCTGTCCATTACGAGCGCTATGCTGCATGCTACGCGTAGCCCATAGCTTAGATTCTGACCCAACTCCCATTAATGAAAGTACTGGAATCTTTCGCTCATAATTGAGAGGCGGAAGCTTGAGTGGCGGCTTGTCGCACGGGCTCTGCATCGCAAACATGAGCTTAGACTTTTTGCGATCGACGAAGTCGGCTCACCAAAGTATGGGTGTCCCTTGGCCTCCTCGGCTGTTAATCTTTCCTGGTGGTCGTACCTTAATAGTTTATCCAGAAAATCTATGGCCTCGCTGGAGATATAACGCTGGTTTTCAGATGATACGAATCGGGACCAGGGCTTTCGAGGATAGCGCCCTAATATATCGTCAAACTGAGCATCAAGGTCAATATCGTATCTCTCAAGACTAGAATGCACAATCAGTAAAAAACGGAGTGACACTGAGGAAGTGCTGACACACTAAGTATAAAGCTCATCTGTGCCGAGGACTTTCGCAATTTTGACCAGTTGATCAGCGTTGTCATGACCGTGAAAGAACGGTTCTTTTCGGAAAATCTAGAAATTTATTATGAGTTGACTCCTATTATGCACTACAATCATATACTTACCATGCTAGCGAACATGCACCCTAGACTCCACATATCCAAACTGTAATCGTATTCTTGAAAGTCGACCAACAGCTCCGGTCCTTTGAAGTACCTGGAAGCCACACGCACGTTGTATTCCGTGCCGGGGTGGTAAAACTCAGCAAGGCCCCAATCAATCAGCCGTAACTGTCACCATGTTCAGCCCAGGGATGGATTATTGAATAATTATCCCACTCACCGTCCGCTTCTCGTGGTCAATCATGACGTTATGGGGCTTAACATCGCGGTGCATGATGCCCTTAGAATGACAGAAATCCAAGGCTTTGAGAAGCTCAAAGATGTAGTATCGCACATCGAAATCTGAAAATTTGGGGTAAAGTGTCTTGAATTCGGTGTTCTGATAACTGTGTCAGCCTTATGTGCTGCTGACCTAAGGTGTCTAGTCGTTCACAGGAAAAGACGTTTAAAGACTCACATTCACATATTCCGTAACAATGGAAGGCGTCTTCGACTGGCTGTCTCTAACAACGTCCAACAGTCCCACCACATTGGGTCCACCAGCCAAATTCTGCAGTATTTTTATTTCTCgcttgatcttcttcttcttaaCGGGCTTTAAGACCTTGACAATACACTTAGAGTCGGTggggagatggatggattCAAAGACCTTTCAACCCCATTCATTCAGTAAACGAGGTTTTTCTGCTGGAGCTTTAGGTGCTTACTTCGGAATACTTTCCTCGCCCAACCTTCCTTACGATCTCGTAATTATCTTGGACTCCCCATTGAACAACTAGATTATCTGAGACGCCACCGTTAACTCGACTAGTCGCGATACGTCTAGGTACACGAAATCACTGACCATAGTCCCACCATGACCTTCCAAGCTTCTCATTCACGTTGGCGTAGACACGAGCCTAATGGATGTGTGTGAGCGCAACCAACAGCGCGACTGAATTGTCACTACTGAATAGTTAGAGAACGTACCACACTACGTCCACCTGACATAGTTCAACAATTATTCCGCCGTCAACGACTGTTTCAGATTGAGAATTGTAACTGTTGGAATGAAACGTTGAGGATGGTAGTATGAGGTATCAATTGCACGACAATGACGCCAAAAATGATCAGAGAGTCGATGATGTATGACGAATGACTCAAATGAAAGATTGCTCAGTGTAATTTAAGATAGATGGTGGGCGAGCCTAGACGAGTACGCGACCGGGCGTCAGCAAAGCCACAGTTAACCAATGGTCTAATCCCCGAAGTGCCGATGCGCGTGGCACTTTGCTTTCTTGCATGATAAATACTGGTAATGTCGGTAGAAGTGTAACATGTACAGATGCGTATAAACAACAAAAACTTAATAGACCGCAGTTGGTCGTTACTTCTCTAATGGTTTCTAAGAATGAGCGAAGCACCCGTCCTCTTGTCAATGCGATCTATCTCATCAGGATCAGCTTTTCTGGTCCACTAACAGTAAGCACTGTCTATGCATACTGTACATCAAAGCATTATCTCTTGCGGTAAATCGTGATTGCGCAGCCTGTAGAATT from Cryptococcus decagattii chromosome 6, complete sequence harbors:
- a CDS encoding casein kinase II subunit alpha — encoded protein: MSGGRSVARVYANVNEKLGRSWWDYDNLVVQWGVQDNYEIVRKVGRGKYSEVFESIHLPTDSKCIVKVLKPVKKKKIKREIKILQNLAGGPNVVGLLDVVRDSQSKTPSIVTEYVNNTEFKTLYPKFSDFDVRYYIFELLKALDFCHSKGIMHRDVKPHNVMIDHEKRTLRLIDWGLAEFYHPGTEYNVRVASRYFKGPELLVDFQEYDYSLDMWSLGCMFASMIFRKEPFFHGHDNADQLVKIAKVLGTDELYTYLERYDIDLDAQFDDILGRYPRKPWSRFVSSENQRYISSEAIDFLDKLLRYDHQERLTAEEAKGHPYFEPVRQAATQASASQL